The region ATTCGCTGGGATGACAGTACTGTCCACGGAGTAGGGGCCCTCAAAGTCGTGGCCCGCTATCTGCACCGATACCACTCCTTCCAGCGCCGTGGTGGGCCATCCTTGATGACCATTAGACGAGAGCCTGGCGCTACTACTTTCCGGTCCGCTTGCTTTGGATTGTTAACCCGTTCAACACTCGACTCGCCCAACGGGGCAATCGGTCGGTCTACGCTCATTCCAGGCCTCGATCAGTTTCTCTCGATTGGCCGCATGCCACTTCTTGATGTTTCTATGCCACTTCCTCAGCTCGTCTGCCTGCAGTGGCTCCCCTGTACAAATATCAAAGATGCCGCTCCTCCCTTGGTAGGAGACCCGGAAATGAGGAGGCGGATGCTCCCGAGCGAATATCTCGACCTTCAACCCATCTATATGATCAACCAGTGCCTCTTCTAGTTTGAGACGGCCGTCGGGCATGATGGGCCCAAACTGGAAGGAGCGTTCAAGCGAGTTCCGGAGTTCTCCGGTTAGTTCAACGGCCCATTCCACGCCCGCAAGCCCCTTTCTTTGCCGACGGGCACCGAACAAGTGCCGGGCTGAACTCGACGCGCTCGTCCGTATCTCCATCCCGATTCGCCGCCGGGGGTTGCCCCGCCTTAGGATCCGACGACAATACGGGCTGAACCGTTGCCCAGCCGCAGGTCGAAGAAGAGTTCGACGAGATCCGCGATGACGTCGTCGGGCATAACCCCCGTCCCGAAGGTCTCCACCCGAACGGACACGGGCTTGGCCCCCCGATGGCGTACCCCACCTGCACCTCACG is a window of Bacillota bacterium DNA encoding:
- a CDS encoding DUF4160 domain-containing protein; amino-acid sequence: MEWAVELTGELRNSLERSFQFGPIMPDGRLKLEEALVDHIDGLKVEIFAREHPPPHFRVSYQGRSGIFDICTGEPLQADELRKWHRNIKKWHAANREKLIEAWNERRPTDCPVGRVEC